The Wansuia hejianensis genomic interval CTGGCCCGCAGCCCGCCGGATCTCCCATGGTAATTCCAATAATCGGTTTACTTTTCATAAAACACCTCTCCATCAATAATTTTTGTTAATTCGCAACACCTTCTGTGCCGCATCCCAGCAGATGTGCAACCGCCACATTTGCTATTAACCCTATTATATCCGGAGTTGTTTTGTATTTCATCCAATTTGTTTCTGTATTATGTATTAATTTGAAACATTTTATAGAATTACATCATACATTTCCCAATTCTCATAGTTATTTCTCGAGATCTGTTGCATTTCTAGCCAAACGCCCAAACGGCAGCTTAATTTTCTTCTTCTGCTGCTCTGCCTATAAACTCCTGCACCTTCATCTGCCCGCCGATGACCTCCACGCGCACGGCGCCGCTCAGCCCCGTCTGATACCAGTCTGCGCCCTTCGCTTCGATTCTTTCCAGAACTTCTCTGTGAGGATGCCCATAGATACTGTTTTCCGGCGCTGATATAATACAGATTTCAGGAGAAACCTTTTCCAAAAACTCCATCCGTGTGGAGTTCCTGGAACCGTGGTGGGCAACCTTCAGAAATTCACAGCCCTCCACCTCTTCCAGAACTTCTCTCTCTCCATCCCCTTCCAGATCGCCTGTCAGAAGGCCGCCAAAATTTCCATAGGAAATCTGCAGCACTACGGAACCTTCATTCCCCGCCAAAGTTTCCCCATAAACCGGATGCAGTACCTCTATCCTCAATTTCCCCGCCCTTAACTCATCTCCTTTTGACAGATATTGAACCGTTATCCCCGCCCGATCTGCCAGGAGCCTGATTCTTTTTTCTTCTTCGCCGTTCCTCATCCAACAGGGAAGAAACAGATGCCTGATTATCAGGCCAGTCCGTCTTTCCGCCACCGCTATTAAAAGCTCTTCGATACCGCAGATGTGATCCCCATCCGGATGGCTGATAAAGATCCCCTCCAGCACATGGATGCCCTGTTGTTTCAAATAAGGCAATATCCTATAGATTCCCACACCTTCCACATCTCTGCTCCCGCCGTCCACCAGATAATGAAATCGGTTCTCTGCGTTCAAAACCAGGCAGTCTCCCTGTCCCACATCCAGAGCTGTGACAGATAATTCTACCGGACGCCGCCAGAACAAAATCCCCAAACCAATTGTCAAAATCACCGCTGCCGCCAGAATATCTGCCGGACGCTTCCGAATATCTCTTTCAATACAGCGTTTCGCCGCCTTCTGATTACGCCCTATAAGAGACCGCTTTAAAATCCATACAGCCGCTGCCAAACACAAATAATAAATTGCCATTTCCCATATTTCAGGCTGCCCACATATCCAGGACGCGCCTGGCAGCCCCCGGATCTTGCCTGTAATCCACTCATAGCCTTCCAGGCAAACGGCGGCCGGAACCAGGAGCACTCTTCCCATAAGCGGAGAGGCCACTCCCATCATACCTCCCAACAGCCCTGACGCCATGACCAGACTCATGGAGGGAAGCATCAGCAGGTTAGCAATTATGCCGTAGAGAGGTATTTCAAAAAAATAGTAGCATACCAGCGGCAGGGTACAGAGCATAATAGCCAGCCAGGAAATACTTGATTCCACCCCTTTTTTCAAAAGCGCTTTTCCCTGCAAAAGCTTTTGAGGCAGCAGTTTCCGCAGCGAAGGATATACAACTCCCGCTCCCAGAACAGCAGCGAAGGATAGCTGGAATCCGCTATAAAAGAGATAACCCGGATTTGGAATCAGTATCAAAATCCCGGCCAGAGCCAGGCCGGACAGGAGGTCATAGCTCCTCCTGAGCATCCGCCCCGCCAGCATGATGCCGAACATCAGGAAGGCTCTGACCGTGGACGCCTGCCCTCCGGTAAACAGGCAGTAGACGGCCATTACCGCAGCTGCCAGTCCTCCGGCAGCCATTTGCGGCAGCTTCATTCGGAACAAGAGGCGGAAAATTCCCATCCCCAGAAGCGTTATATGAAGGCCGCTGATCGCGATCATGTGGCTGACCCCTCCCACCTGATAATTCAGACGGCTGTCCTCTGTTAAAAGCTTTCGTTCCCCAAATACCATCGCTGAAAGGGTGCCTGCCAGCTCCGGCCGGATCATCTCCGGAAGATTGCCTGTCACCCTTTCCCGGAAGCTCTGCAAAACCTCTCCGAAGCTGAACTCTGCTTTTTTCTTCATTTCTATCTGCTCTCCCCATAAAGAACAGTATATTTTCTGGCAGGCAAAATAAGCGCTGCTGTCAAACTCCCCCGGATTTCCCGGCGGCTGCAGCGTTCGCAAAATGCCCGCAGCTTCTATCCTGTCACCTACAGAATAACGTTCCGCTTCCCGGATTGTCAGTAAAATTTTATGAATTGGGATTTTTGTTTCCTGATAAATAAGAAAAGAATTTTTAAGAATATATTGTGTAGAATTGGGCTTCTCGGTCCGCTCTGAAATGGTTCCGACAACAATAGCCTCCACTCCGTCCCGCAGCTGATCCTGCAGTTCCGGGGACAAGGCAGGCTCCCCAAAGATGGGGACGCCTGCCTGTTTCATCATCCAAACCACAATCATGAGACCGATACACGCCAGGCACAGCGGCCTTTTGGTCATAAACTCACTCCGTTTCCACCAGCTTCAAATTCTGTTCAAACAGCTGATCCAGCTTCATGTTCTTCCGGAAGGTTACAGAACTGCTTCCGTTAATTGAAAACTGCACCTTATTCACATGACAGACGCTGGCCAAAGAATTGACGATAGAATAGATCGGGATTTCTTCCTGTACGCTTAGAATAGAATTGGTAAAGCTGTCGTCAAAGTTCACGTAGCAAATTCCCTCCTGAATCGTAACGCTCAGGATGTTAGTCTCTGCCGGCAGCGTCGGATAATGCCCGTCTTGCTTGGGCCCTTTCACAATCTCCTCTACTACCGCCCGTTCCAGCGGCACGTTGCTGCTGTAATAGACCTTCCGTTCCTCAGGAAGCAGCACTGAACCGCTCTCATCGGTAAAATAAAGCTTCATCGCGATGCTCTGATATGTGTTGATTTCCTTTCCGGAATTCTCTACGAAGCTGTCCCTGGTCAAAGCTCCCACTTCCCTTCCGGAAGAATCCAGCAGAGGGCTTCCGTTCACCTGAAGCTTGAGGCGCCTTACTCCCGGTACCTGTACGAAAGTCCGCACCAGTCCCGCCCGGGCCAGTATTTCCCGAGAAGCACTCATCGATGCGTAGGAAGAGCTGAGGTTCAGAATTATCGTCTCATCCTCCAGTTCATAACCAAGAATCGTCGTTCCTTCCGGGAGCAGCAGGATATAATCTCTGTCCTCCTCGGGGCGCACCGCCTGTTTCGCTATCAGCTCCCCAATCATCGCCTCTGTCTCCACGCTTTCCGGCTCATAGGGAATCTCTTCTAACCGGTTCAAATCTTTATTAATATAGAACAAATAAAACTGCTGACTTTCCTGCCTGCCCTGCAAGTGGTCGCAGCCGGCCAGCCCCAGCACGAGAAAGGCGGCCAGCAGAGCGGATATTATTTTCTTCATCTGCCTACCCCTCCTATGCTATATAAACGAGAGGAATGCGCACAGAAAATGTGGTTCCCTCGTTCTCTTTGCTGTATACCTTGATTGCTCCCCTGTGCATTACAATGGCACTTCTAGAGATGGCCAGCCCCAGCCCGGTGCCGCCGATCTCCCGCGAATGGCTCTTATCCACCCGGTAAAACCGTTCAAAGATATGGTTCAGGGATTCTTCCGGAATTCCTATTCCCGAATCAGCCACAGTCACATAAAAATATTTGTGATCCGCGTTCAGGGAAACCCTCACCCATCCGCCCTCAGGATTATTATACTTTATTGCATTCTCAACGAGATTGGACAGGGCAAGCGTCATCTTCGTCTGGTCAATTTCCGCATTTACCGGCCGGAAACTGTCCAGGATCAGCTCCACATTCTGCTTGGAGGCGATGGGGCGCAGCCTCTTCAGCACCAGCTCCAGCAGCTCATTGATATTTGTCATTTCGATGTTCAGGTCGGCAGCCTTCTTGTCCATCTTTACCAGCGACAGAAGGTCAGTGATGATCGAGTTCTCACGGTCTATCTCCTCCGAAATATCCTGCATGAACTCCTGATACTGCTCCACCGGCACGTTTTCCTGCATATTCAGGGAATCTGCCAGTACCTTCATGGACGCCAGCGGAGTCTTCAGCTCATGAGACACATTAGACACGAACTCCTGCCGGGAATCATCCAGCGTCTTCACGCGAGACAACATTTTATTAAACGCATCTGTGATCAGCTCTGTCTCCAGATAATCAGGGACGGAAATACTCTCTTCCAGATATCCGTCTGTCAGCTCTTCAATAGACCTGGTAATCTTCTGGAACGGCTTCACCAGAATACCCGAAAGAACATAACCAAAGACCAGGATCAAAACGACGATGATCGCCAGGATCATGGTACCCTTCTGCTCTAAAATTTCCCTGCTGGTGTTGATCTCCAGCGTCGAGACACTGATGAGCATCACACCCACCACGTCTTTGTTCACGGACTCCGGATCTGATATCTTCACAGTCATCTCTATATATTGATTCTTCTCATCGTACTGGCTGGTTTCCACACCATTAAAGCAGTCGATGACTTCCTGGGAAATCAGATATTTTCCCCTATCCAGGTCGTAGGTATCCCGGATCACCTTGTAATCTTTGTTAATAACCAGAATCCTGCCGCCGTAAATGCTGGTCAGCATATTAAATTCACCGTTGATGACCTCATTGGCGGGATCTTCCATATAGCCCAGAGAAACCAGCTGATTGCAGAGAATATCGCTTTGGTTTTTCACGATAATGCTTCTCTGGGATACCGCACGGTTCTCATAGCTCTGTACCACCACATTCTCCACTACGATGGTGGGGATTATTCCCATCAGAATCATGATCAGCATGATACGGAAACGGAGGCTGCGCAGAAATTTCCATCTGCCCTTCAAATTAACCCTGGAAATAGTAACCAACTCCCCACTTCGTGTGTACATACTTAGGCTCACTGGGATTCTCTTCTATCTTCTCGCGAAGTCTCCGGATATGTACGTCGACAGTCCGGACATCCCCCGGATATTCATATCCCCATACAATATTCAAAAGGTTTTCCCGGCTGTAAACCTTGTTGGGATTAAACACCAGCAGCTCCAGCACATCAAATTCCTTCGCCGTCAGATTAATCTCCCTGGAGCCGATGAACACTCTCCGGCTCTCACAGTCCAGCTTCAAGTCTCCCACCTGGACCACCTTGGCCTTCTCCTCCGCTGCCGCGGGCTTCGTAGTCCGGCGCATGATCGCCTTGATCCGGGCCTTCACCTCCAGGATATTAAAGGGCTTCGTGATATAATCATCCGCACCGTATTCCAGGCCCAGAATCTTGTCCATATCCTCTCCCTTTGCCGTCAGCATCACAATGGGAACACTGGAAAATTCCCTGATCTGCTGGCAAACCTCCAGACCGTTCAGCTTTGGAAGCATGATATCCAAAAGAATGATATCATACTCATTTTCCCGGGCCATATTGAGCGCTTCTTCCCCGTCGTAGGCGCACTCAACTTCCATGCCGTCCTGTTCCAGAGAAAAACGGATTCCTTTTACTATTAGCTTTTCATCGTCTACAACCAGTACCTTTTTTGCCATCTCATTCTCCTATACTTCTATCAGGCCCTCTATCTTCTCAAAGACCTTCTCCTTGATACCCTCAATATTCTTAATCTCTTCAATGTCCGAGAACGGTCCGTGCTCACTGCGGTACGTCAGAATCGCTTCCGCCTTGGCCTCACCGATCCCCGGCAAGGTCATTAAAAGCTCCTTCCCCGCCGTATTCAGGTTCACTCTCCCGCTTTCAAGCCCGTCCGGGACAGCTCCTGATCCCGGAACGGTCCCGGACGCTTCCTCAACGGTATAGACAGTAATCTGCTGCCCATCCTGCAGAAGCCCCGCCTGATTCAGGCTCCGTTCATCCGCATCCTCCGTCATCCCCCCTGCCGCCTCAACAGCCTCATACACCCGGCTGCCTTCCGGCAGTTCATAGACTCCGGGAGAATTCACCGCCCCACAGACATATATAAATACTGATTCCGGCTCAGCCTCTGCTCCGCCGGAAGCGGTATCCTCTGTAGTTGCCTCTTGTTCTTCCATTTCTTCAATCCCCTCAGCTCCGGACTCCGAAGACAACTCATAAGAAACGCCGCTCTCATCCATACAGCCACAGAAAAGAAAAACGGCCAGAAACAGAAAACACAGAAATCTTTTATACACTCTGTATCACTCCTCACAGCTAAATTTGCTGTAAGGTCCCCTGTAAATGCATAACCATTCTTATTGTAACGAATTTTGAGGGCAATTACAAGACGTTAATCAAACCTTTTCACTGGAAAAATTATAGGTTTGTGGCGGGGGTGGGTGGATACCCGGACGAAAAGCGGCGGGAGAGTTCCAGACGGTACAGTTGCTCTCGCCAGGGGGGAACCCCGATGGTCACAGACGGTAGATTTCGGTATTCATAAAGAAATACTGGCGCCAATCGGTCACAGTTAATCACTGATTACTGTCAGAAACCATACCGATGACACTTTCGGAGAACCTGGGTGAAGCGTTTTAGATCACCAGAAGAGCTGGGAGAAGACGGGGCGGAACAGGGCCGAAGCCTTCCATGGCGCCGTCCCTGTTCCGCCCCGTCTCCTCTCAGCCTTTCGTCCGGGTATCCAAAACGCCCTCCCTTCCCCGACCAATTGGAAGCAAAGCTGAAATTATTCCCATTTAAAGAGTATGATTCCTCCCACAGCCACCGCCATCCCGATCAGCTTCCGCCACTCCAGCGGCTGCTTTTCCACTCCGAACAGTCCGAATAGTTCTACCAGGTAAGAAATTGCCAGCTGTGCGATTACGATTAGCAGCGTTGCCTGCGCCGGGCCCAGTTTGCCCATGCTCTGGATGACTGTGACGGTGATAAAGGCTCCGATTACACCGCCCAGCAGCGTATATTTCTGATCCACGCTCCAGAGCGCGCTGACGCTTTCCCGTCCCGTGAAGAACCAGGCAATTATGCAGACGGCCAGCGCAGAGAATTGTACCCATCCGGTTGATACCCAGAGGCTGGTCTGTTTGGTGACCTCTGTATTGAATACCCCCTGGATACTCATCAGAGCACCCGATAACAAAGCAATAAAAATCCCCATCATTTCCCCAAACTCCTTTTTTCTTTTAGCGTATCCTGAATAACGGGAAAATATTCCGGTTTCCTATGATCTTGCTCAGTTGGAGCAGATGCTTTATAATAAATAAATGATTATATAATCTCTGATATGGCTGATCGTTTCTGCTAGCAGCCCCAAATTGTTGAATATAATTCGCAGGATTATGGCCAGTTATTGACAGAGACACTACGAAAGAAAGCAGGGGTTTTATCAATGAATTTTATAAAATTGAGATGGATCACTACAAAAGAAAAAGCCATTTTGACTATTTTAATAGTCTGGCTTTTCCCTATGTGGGCACAACTGTGAACATAGATATAACAAAATTGCAGTCTGCAGTGAAGGCGCAGAAGCTTCCTTTTTTCCTCACTATCTGCTACTGTGTTTCCAGGGCGGCCAACGCCGTTCCCGAATTCAGGCAGCGGATAGCCAATGGGGGAATCATTGAATACGAAAACTGTAGGACCTCACACACAGTGGCACTGGAGGATGGTACCTATTGTTATTGTACGTTGGAAGACAGGCTTTCATTTTGGGATTATCTGGAATATGGAAGACTCGAACAGCAAATAGCCAAAGAAAAGCGGGATATTGAAGAAAATGACGCCGCCAACGACCTGCTTTATATTTCTACCCTGCCCTGGCTTTCCTATGCCGCGCTGGTTCAGCCAGTACCAGTTCCTGCCGACAGCAATCCCAGAATAACCTGGGGGAAATTTTTCACTCAGAACGAGCGAATCCTTTTGCCAGTATCCGTACTATGCCACCACGCATTGGTGGACGGAAAACACATTGCTGATTTCTATGAAGCTCTTGCAGAGCAGTGCGAACGGGTCTGTGAGCTGATTTCAACCGATCCTATCTCTATATAGCAAAATCAGAGAGGCTTTTTCCCAGCCTCTCTGATATCACCCTTTATTTAAGCGCTTCTCTCAGCTTCGCGGTCATTTCATCTATATCTGCTTCCGTTACAATCAGCGGAGGCACAAATCGCAGCACATTGGTTCCGGCGCTGATGACTACTAACCCCTTTTCGAGGCATTTGGCGACGATGTCTCCCACCTTCCGCCCCTCAATGACCAGGCCCTGGATGAATCCCTTTCCTCTGCGGGCGCTGATAAAATCGTACTCAGCTGCCAACTCATCCAGCTTCTTTTCCAGATAGGGGGCAGTTTTCTGCACATGCTCCACAATATGTTCCGAAGCGAACAGATCAAACACCGTACTGACTGCCCGGCAGGCCAGAGGGTTTCCTCCGTAGGTTGTGCCATGATCGCCCGGCACGAGGGATTGTTCCGCAGTTTTTTTATTCAGAACGAAAGCCCCCACAGGCACGCCGCAGCCCAGAGCTTTGGCGCAGGTCATCACGTCCGGCTCCACGCCGTATTCCTGCCAGGCGAACATGCTGCCGCTCCGTCCCATGCCGCACTGGATTTCATCCAGAATCAGCAGAATATCTCTCTCATCGCAAAGGGCGCGCACACCCTTCAGAAATTCTTCTTCCGCGGGATAGATACCGCCTTCACCCTGAATGGTCTCCAGGATGACCGCACACGT includes:
- a CDS encoding DNA internalization-related competence protein ComEC/Rec2; its protein translation is MTKRPLCLACIGLMIVVWMMKQAGVPIFGEPALSPELQDQLRDGVEAIVVGTISERTEKPNSTQYILKNSFLIYQETKIPIHKILLTIREAERYSVGDRIEAAGILRTLQPPGNPGEFDSSAYFACQKIYCSLWGEQIEMKKKAEFSFGEVLQSFRERVTGNLPEMIRPELAGTLSAMVFGERKLLTEDSRLNYQVGGVSHMIAISGLHITLLGMGIFRLLFRMKLPQMAAGGLAAAVMAVYCLFTGGQASTVRAFLMFGIMLAGRMLRRSYDLLSGLALAGILILIPNPGYLFYSGFQLSFAAVLGAGVVYPSLRKLLPQKLLQGKALLKKGVESSISWLAIMLCTLPLVCYYFFEIPLYGIIANLLMLPSMSLVMASGLLGGMMGVASPLMGRVLLVPAAVCLEGYEWITGKIRGLPGASWICGQPEIWEMAIYYLCLAAAVWILKRSLIGRNQKAAKRCIERDIRKRPADILAAAVILTIGLGILFWRRPVELSVTALDVGQGDCLVLNAENRFHYLVDGGSRDVEGVGIYRILPYLKQQGIHVLEGIFISHPDGDHICGIEELLIAVAERRTGLIIRHLFLPCWMRNGEEEKRIRLLADRAGITVQYLSKGDELRAGKLRIEVLHPVYGETLAGNEGSVVLQISYGNFGGLLTGDLEGDGEREVLEEVEGCEFLKVAHHGSRNSTRMEFLEKVSPEICIISAPENSIYGHPHREVLERIEAKGADWYQTGLSGAVRVEVIGGQMKVQEFIGRAAEEEN
- a CDS encoding GerMN domain-containing protein, with the translated sequence MKKIISALLAAFLVLGLAGCDHLQGRQESQQFYLFYINKDLNRLEEIPYEPESVETEAMIGELIAKQAVRPEEDRDYILLLPEGTTILGYELEDETIILNLSSSYASMSASREILARAGLVRTFVQVPGVRRLKLQVNGSPLLDSSGREVGALTRDSFVENSGKEINTYQSIAMKLYFTDESGSVLLPEERKVYYSSNVPLERAVVEEIVKGPKQDGHYPTLPAETNILSVTIQEGICYVNFDDSFTNSILSVQEEIPIYSIVNSLASVCHVNKVQFSINGSSSVTFRKNMKLDQLFEQNLKLVETE
- a CDS encoding sensor histidine kinase; its protein translation is MYTRSGELVTISRVNLKGRWKFLRSLRFRIMLIMILMGIIPTIVVENVVVQSYENRAVSQRSIIVKNQSDILCNQLVSLGYMEDPANEVINGEFNMLTSIYGGRILVINKDYKVIRDTYDLDRGKYLISQEVIDCFNGVETSQYDEKNQYIEMTVKISDPESVNKDVVGVMLISVSTLEINTSREILEQKGTMILAIIVVLILVFGYVLSGILVKPFQKITRSIEELTDGYLEESISVPDYLETELITDAFNKMLSRVKTLDDSRQEFVSNVSHELKTPLASMKVLADSLNMQENVPVEQYQEFMQDISEEIDRENSIITDLLSLVKMDKKAADLNIEMTNINELLELVLKRLRPIASKQNVELILDSFRPVNAEIDQTKMTLALSNLVENAIKYNNPEGGWVRVSLNADHKYFYVTVADSGIGIPEESLNHIFERFYRVDKSHSREIGGTGLGLAISRSAIVMHRGAIKVYSKENEGTTFSVRIPLVYIA
- a CDS encoding response regulator transcription factor — encoded protein: MAKKVLVVDDEKLIVKGIRFSLEQDGMEVECAYDGEEALNMARENEYDIILLDIMLPKLNGLEVCQQIREFSSVPIVMLTAKGEDMDKILGLEYGADDYITKPFNILEVKARIKAIMRRTTKPAAAEEKAKVVQVGDLKLDCESRRVFIGSREINLTAKEFDVLELLVFNPNKVYSRENLLNIVWGYEYPGDVRTVDVHIRRLREKIEENPSEPKYVHTKWGVGYYFQG
- a CDS encoding ComEA family DNA-binding protein; this encodes MYKRFLCFLFLAVFLFCGCMDESGVSYELSSESGAEGIEEMEEQEATTEDTASGGAEAEPESVFIYVCGAVNSPGVYELPEGSRVYEAVEAAGGMTEDADERSLNQAGLLQDGQQITVYTVEEASGTVPGSGAVPDGLESGRVNLNTAGKELLMTLPGIGEAKAEAILTYRSEHGPFSDIEEIKNIEGIKEKVFEKIEGLIEV
- a CDS encoding DMT family transporter is translated as MMGIFIALLSGALMSIQGVFNTEVTKQTSLWVSTGWVQFSALAVCIIAWFFTGRESVSALWSVDQKYTLLGGVIGAFITVTVIQSMGKLGPAQATLLIVIAQLAISYLVELFGLFGVEKQPLEWRKLIGMAVAVGGIILFKWE
- a CDS encoding CatA-like O-acetyltransferase, translating into MNEFYKIEMDHYKRKSHFDYFNSLAFPYVGTTVNIDITKLQSAVKAQKLPFFLTICYCVSRAANAVPEFRQRIANGGIIEYENCRTSHTVALEDGTYCYCTLEDRLSFWDYLEYGRLEQQIAKEKRDIEENDAANDLLYISTLPWLSYAALVQPVPVPADSNPRITWGKFFTQNERILLPVSVLCHHALVDGKHIADFYEALAEQCERVCELISTDPISI
- a CDS encoding aspartate aminotransferase family protein, which gives rise to MEMIDYMKMADHYVLHTYNRFPVVFERGKGVRLYDTDGKEYLDFAAGIAVFGLGYGNETYNAALKDQIDKIIHTSNLYYNIPMAEAAKKLTEASGMDKVFFTNSGTEAIEGAIKVARKYAWLKDGGADHEIIAMNHSFHGRSLGALSVTGNAYYQEPFKPLIGGIRFADFNDLDSVKAQITPRTCAVILETIQGEGGIYPAEEEFLKGVRALCDERDILLILDEIQCGMGRSGSMFAWQEYGVEPDVMTCAKALGCGVPVGAFVLNKKTAEQSLVPGDHGTTYGGNPLACRAVSTVFDLFASEHIVEHVQKTAPYLEKKLDELAAEYDFISARRGKGFIQGLVIEGRKVGDIVAKCLEKGLVVISAGTNVLRFVPPLIVTEADIDEMTAKLREALK